The genome window GGAAATCCCTGAACCCATCAGGGTGAGTAGTTCGGACCGCACACCCGGCGTTAGCGGGTTACCAATCGCCCGGCTGGGCTGTTGGGAAAGTGGGCTGGAGCATTCCAGCCAAGATGGGTGGTACCGCGGGAAAGGCTTCCCGTCCCATGCAGGGACGGGATTTTTTCATCAACTACACCTTCGTTGTAATTGGAGGGAGAATGGACGAATTGCAAGAACTGGAACGCATCCGCCGGGAAGGGCTGGAGCGGCTGGCTGAAGCCAACGACTCCGCCAGCCTGGAAGCCTGGCGGGTGGCTTACCTGGGACGCAATGCCCCGGTGATGCAGGTATTCAGCCGCCTGGGACAGGCGCCCAAAGAACTGCGCCCGCAAATCGGGCAGAGCGCCAACGCCGTCAAGCAAGCGCTGGAAGCGGCTTACCAGGAAAAACTGGAAGCCGTGCGCCGCGCCGCACTGGAAGAGGAATTGACCCGCCAGAAACTGGATGTTACCCTGCCGGGACGGCGCCCGTTTTTAGGACGCCACCACATCGAAACTCAGACAATGCGGGAAATTCTGCGCATCTTCACCTCGATGGGCTTTCAGGTGTACAGTTCACCGGATATCGAAACCGACGAGTACAACTTCACCTACCTCAACATTCCCCCGCACCACCCCGCGCGGGACATGTGGGACACCTTCTACCTGACCACCCCGGGGTTGCTGTTGCGCACCCACACCTCACCGGGACAAATTCATGCCATGCGCCAGTTCGCGCCGGAACCGGTGCGGGTGGTATTGCCGGGCATGTGCTACCGCTACGAGCAAGCCGGTGCCCGCAAAGACATCCAGTTTACCCAGGTGGAATTGCTTGCCGTCGGCTATGATATCACCTTTGCCGACCTGAAAGGCACCCTGCAGGATTTTGCCGACCGCATCTTCGGCGAGCGTCTGCGCACCCGTCTGCGCCCCTCGTACTTCCCCTTCACTGAACCCAGCGCGGAGATGGACGTGGAATGCGTCATCTGCCATGGCAAGGGATGCAGTGTATGCAAAGGTTCTGGCTGGCTTGAAATCATGGGATGCGGTATGGTGCATCCTGTCGTTCTGCAACACGGCGGTTACGACCCGGCAAAGTTTACCGGCTTTGCCGCTGGCATGGGTCCCGGACGCATCGCCATGCTGCGCCACGCCATTCAGGACATTCGTTCCCTTTATGAAAATGATGTCAGATTCCTGGAGCAGTTCTAACTATGAAAGTCGTGCTTTCCTGGCTGAAAGAATTTGTGGATATTGACCTCAACCTTGAGGAACTGGCGCGCCTGCTGACCATGGCAGGGCTGGAAGTGGAAGAAATCCAACTGGTGGGATTGCCCATGCCCCCCGCCGAGCGCCACGAGTTTCATTACAGCGGGCTGACCTGGGAGCCGGACAAAATCGTCGTTGCCCAAATTGACGAGGTCATGCCCCATCCCAACGCCGACCGCTTGGTGTTGTGCCGTCTGCATGATGGACAGCAGGAACACACCGTCCTGACCGGCGCCCCGAACCTGTTCGAGTACAAGGGCAAGGGACCCCTGCCCCAACCGCTCAAGGTAGCCTATGCGAAAGAAGGCGCGCGGATTTACGATGGACACCAGCCCGGACAGGTGCTCACCACGCTGAAACGCGCCAAGATTCGCGGCGTAGAATCCTACTCGATGGTATGTTCAGAAAAAGAACTGGGCATTTCCGAGGAACACGAGGGCATCATCCTGCTCGATCCCGACGCCCCCACTGGCATGCCACTGGTGGAGTATATGGGCGATGCGGTGCTGGACGTTTCGATCCTGCCCAGCATGGCGCGGTGTGCCTCTATTCTCGGCGTAGCCCGCGAGGTTGCCGCATTGACCGGCAAGCCCCTGCGCCTGCCCCGCACCACCCTGCCCGCCACGGGCGAGAGCATCCTCGGCAAAGCCGCCATCCAGATTACCGAGCCGGAATACAATCCGCGCTTTGTGCTGGGACTGATTCGCAACGTGCGCATCCAGCCCAGCCCCTACAAGGTACAGTTGCGCCTGCGCCTGGCAGGCATGCGCCCCATTAATAACATTGTGGACGCCACCAACTACGTGATGCTGGAAATCGGCGAACCCCTGCATGCCTTCGACTATCAGGCACTGGTGCGGCGCGCCAACGGCAACCCGCCCACCATCATCACCCGACGCGCCAAGCCCGGTGAGACCCTGACCACGCTGGACGGCGTGGAGCGCAAACTGGACGACTTCACCGTGCTGGTGTGCGATACGGCGGGTGCGTTGTCCATCGCCGGGGTGATGGGCGGTGCCGAGACAGAAGTAACCGAGCAGACCACCGATGTCCTGCTGGAAGGCGCATCCTGGAACTTCATTAACATCCGCAAGACGGTGGCATCGCAAAAACTCAACTCGGAAGCCGCCTACCGCTTCTCGCGCGGCGTCCACCCGGCGCTGGCGCCGGAAGGGGTGAAACTGGGCTTGGAACGCATGGCGCTTTGGAGCGGTGGAGAGATTGCCGCCGACCTGATTGACGCCTATCCCGTACCTCACCATGACCCGGAGATTGACCTCACCGCCGCGGAGATTCGCCGCGCGCTGGGCATTGACCTGAGCCTTGCCGAGGCAGAAACCCTGCTCAGCCGTCTGGGCTTCATCTGCCAGAGAGAGGGCGAGACCCTGCACGTGCAGACCCCGCCCCATCGGCTGGATATCGGCGAAGGGCTGGTGGGCAAAGCCGACCTCATCGAAGAGATAGCCCGTCTGTACGGCTTTGACCGCATCCCGGCGCGGCGTCTGGCAGACCCTCTGCCATCGTTGCAGGAAGACCCGGATTTAGCCCCCACCGAAAAGGTGCGCGATGCGCTGGTGCGTCTGGGTTTGCAGGAAGTCATCACCTACCGCATGACCGTCCCGGAGCGCGAGCATCGGCTTTATCTGGACGACGCTCCGGAACGCTCCGCGCCATACCTGAGGCTGGCAAACCCCATCTCGCTGGATCGCAGTGTCATGCGGCGCAGTCTGCTGGCTTCGGTGATGGAAATTGCCGAGCGCAACATCCGCCTGCGCGAACGGCTGGCGCTGTTCGAGATTGGTCCGGTCTTCCTGCCGGTTGAAGGGCAGACCCTGCCCAACGAGGACTGGCGGGTAGCCCTGGTGCTGACCGGCACCCGTCAGCCCCCGGCATGGGATCGCAAAGAGGTGACCCCGATGGATTTCTACGACCTCAAGGGCATCCTCGAAGGACTGCTGGAAGCCCTGCACATTCCCGATGTGACCTACCGACCGGCGCAAAACAGCACCTTCCACCCCGGCAAATGCGCCGAGGTGCTTTCCGGCGAGCGTGTGCTGGGCGTGTTCGGCGAACTGCATCCCAAAGTGAAGGAGCATTACGACTTCGGCACGGCGCCGGTGCTGGCGGGCGACCTTTCGCTGAAAGCCCTGCTGGAAAGCATCCCCGTAGCGTATGAAGTTGGCGCCGTGCCTGCTTTCCCGCCGGTACTGGAAGACCTGGCGGTAGTGGTGGATGAGGACATCCCTGCGGCACGGGTGGAAGAAGTCCTGCGCCAGGGCGGCGGGAAACTGCTGACGGCGGTGCGCCTGTTTGACATCTACCGCGGCGAGCAAATCGGCGCCGGGAA of Anaerolinea thermophila UNI-1 contains these proteins:
- the pheS gene encoding phenylalanine--tRNA ligase subunit alpha — translated: MDELQELERIRREGLERLAEANDSASLEAWRVAYLGRNAPVMQVFSRLGQAPKELRPQIGQSANAVKQALEAAYQEKLEAVRRAALEEELTRQKLDVTLPGRRPFLGRHHIETQTMREILRIFTSMGFQVYSSPDIETDEYNFTYLNIPPHHPARDMWDTFYLTTPGLLLRTHTSPGQIHAMRQFAPEPVRVVLPGMCYRYEQAGARKDIQFTQVELLAVGYDITFADLKGTLQDFADRIFGERLRTRLRPSYFPFTEPSAEMDVECVICHGKGCSVCKGSGWLEIMGCGMVHPVVLQHGGYDPAKFTGFAAGMGPGRIAMLRHAIQDIRSLYENDVRFLEQF
- the pheT gene encoding phenylalanine--tRNA ligase subunit beta; translation: MKVVLSWLKEFVDIDLNLEELARLLTMAGLEVEEIQLVGLPMPPAERHEFHYSGLTWEPDKIVVAQIDEVMPHPNADRLVLCRLHDGQQEHTVLTGAPNLFEYKGKGPLPQPLKVAYAKEGARIYDGHQPGQVLTTLKRAKIRGVESYSMVCSEKELGISEEHEGIILLDPDAPTGMPLVEYMGDAVLDVSILPSMARCASILGVAREVAALTGKPLRLPRTTLPATGESILGKAAIQITEPEYNPRFVLGLIRNVRIQPSPYKVQLRLRLAGMRPINNIVDATNYVMLEIGEPLHAFDYQALVRRANGNPPTIITRRAKPGETLTTLDGVERKLDDFTVLVCDTAGALSIAGVMGGAETEVTEQTTDVLLEGASWNFINIRKTVASQKLNSEAAYRFSRGVHPALAPEGVKLGLERMALWSGGEIAADLIDAYPVPHHDPEIDLTAAEIRRALGIDLSLAEAETLLSRLGFICQREGETLHVQTPPHRLDIGEGLVGKADLIEEIARLYGFDRIPARRLADPLPSLQEDPDLAPTEKVRDALVRLGLQEVITYRMTVPEREHRLYLDDAPERSAPYLRLANPISLDRSVMRRSLLASVMEIAERNIRLRERLALFEIGPVFLPVEGQTLPNEDWRVALVLTGTRQPPAWDRKEVTPMDFYDLKGILEGLLEALHIPDVTYRPAQNSTFHPGKCAEVLSGERVLGVFGELHPKVKEHYDFGTAPVLAGDLSLKALLESIPVAYEVGAVPAFPPVLEDLAVVVDEDIPAARVEEVLRQGGGKLLTAVRLFDIYRGEQIGAGKKSLAYRLTYQALDRTLTDKDAASIRQRIIRRLEQELGARIRS